tatattgtataaCAGTTGATGGAACTAACACTCtaaaagtgtgaaaaaatgtgatcagtgttatttcctgatagttgctggtttctaatcagcaggtttgcatggctTTCCATGGCTTTCcatggctttccatggtgacatgcaccaattttaatggaaatctattacagtaaggtacttaattgctaCCCagtaatgatttgatattgatatcaAAACAACTGCATTGGGGCTTTAACTTCATATATACATCGTTTTCACGAGTTGTGGGCGCCCTCCTCAGGCTCATCAGTGTAACAACTGTTGCATTTTTTGTaacttaaaacacatttttatactATTGTATGCTAATGCCATCCCAACCAAAATTACAAAACACAACTATTTTGATATGAACAGTTTTATTTCCTTATTGTAAATACTACAATTGGTGGAATGCTTTTATAACACAATGAAAATCTATCTTACATATGGAGAGGTGGTATGATGACAAAAGTTAACCCACTGAATTCTGTTTTCTGTCCAAAACATCTATATGTGAATACTCTCTCACAAGAGCTTTCCACTATACTCACAGCAAGATAATTCGAGTTTGGAttatattaggatccccattagctgatgccATGACGTMGGCTAatcttcctggtgtccagcaTTATAACTAAAAAGACTTTACAAATAGAATTACAAAAGAGATGTATAAAGAGAAGTTTGATCTTCCAATCTTAATGTTATCTCAGACCATGTTTAGTTGCCTTTTAGTGTTTCCCAAGTAGACTACAYTTGAATAGCTTATGACACATGGTTTATACGTGTTCCTACATACTGTCAAGTGACATAGGAAAACTTTTCACTGCACTATAAACAACACGTTGCACTTCTTCATgaccaaaaaacaacatttacaaACTATTTGGTATCTCAAATAGTTGGTTGCGATGTTTCGACGGCCAGCAATGTTTACAGTAGATGTATATTCCAAAGTACTTGTGAATTGATGACTTGATTACTGCACATCTTGTACACAATTATTTGTAGTAGtgtatacccttttcacactactgagccaagtcAAGCTGTACTGCGCTGGCATGGTTACGCATCCACCAATAAAATATCTGAGCCAGCACAGTACGGTCTGGCTCAGCAAAGTAGTGTAAAAAAGGCATTACAGTAATTAAACAGACAGTGGTTGTTTAAGTTACAGGTTAAAATAAAACAACTTAAAATGAAAGTTATGCCTAAGTAAATAGGAGTTTCTGTTCTGCCTCTGCAGAGGAGCAGTACTGAGAAACGTGGCGTTGTATCTCTCTCATTCATCCCTCTACCACCACTcctccgctgtctctctctctactcctcactctctttctctacccaaccacctcctctttctctacctccgcCAACACCTCCACTTCCCCCTCAGGCTCGGGGTACAGGCTGGACACGTTCCCGTCATTCCAGGTCACCACAATGTCCCCTGGTTTGAGACCCTCTACCTCCCCGTTGTCCTGGAGGGGCTTGGCCTGGCTCACTGGGATCTCAGATTGGCTCATACTGACCTGGACAGAGGCGCTGTTGACGGGTTTGACCTCTGAGTTAGTTCTTTGACCTCTAACTTCCGTGACGATGACCTGTAGTTCTTCCGCCTCCGCTTCATGGCCAGAGCCGCCGCCTTGTACTTGGCTATCTTATTCTGTTTCTGTGTGGAGGGATGATGGGAAATGTAGTCACTGTGGTGTAAATAAAGATGCCAGACCAGCATGCACAAATATGGCGATTGCTTTTGTTTTCTTCCATAACAGGTCCTGTATTTAGGTTCCACAGAGCctttggttgcatcccaaatggaaccgtattccctacatagtgcactacttttgaccaggggccataaggctagggtgttatttgggatgAACACTTGTTTGGATCATTTATTGTTGTTGACCAGAAGTATCTTCACCACACCATGTTTCATAATTGAAGACACATGGATATTTCTTGTTTAGAATTACAGTGTATCACATTAGTATTTTTGAGTGAGTAGTAGACATTAGTCTACTTAAGTTGAGTAAGTGTCAGATAGGGGCTTACTTGTTCGCCATGGAGCCCATTCCCAGAAGCAGACAGCCCAGCAGAAGGGCAGCGAAGGACAGAGACAGCATCGCAAACTTCCAGGGAGTTGCTGTMACGACAAGAACACACAGTTGTAACTGCYGAAAATCTTCCCACCGTTATAACCCCACAGGAAATTTCAGAggtgatcaaagacaaaacattggAACTTGGACCAAGTGTGCACttaacagcttttttttttacagacttgGAGCCTTGGCGGGAATAAAAGTTTACTACCATGTAAATCTGACTAAGAGAAAAAGTACTTCACTATAACCAATCCCTTTATGGAGGCTTTGGGATCAGATCACATAAATGARACCACCAGCACTACAGTGCCATGAAAAGAGAAAASTGATTAACTGAGTATATATTGTAAGAACAAACTGCTCAGTAGGATAACGTAATGGAGCTAGATAACGCAATGGAGCTGAATAACATAATGGAGCTGGATAACGTAATGGAGCTGGATAacgtaattgtcacgccctgaccatagagagcctttttattctctattttggttaggtcMgggtgtgacaagggtgggtaatctagggtgtttatttctatgttggcctggtatggttcccaatcagaggcagctgtttatcgttgtctctgattggggatcatatttaggcagccatttccccactgtgtttaatgtgatcttgtttatgtgtagttgcctgtgagcactttGTTTACATCACATTTCGTtcgttctttattgtttttgtgcgtttcatccaataaacatgtggaacccatatcacgctgcgctttggtccgaatgttattaCGATGATCGTGACAGTAATGGAGCTGAATAACATAATGGAGCTGAATAACATAACGGAGCTGGATAACGTAATGGAGCTGAATAACATAATGGAGCTGAATAACATAACGGAGCTGGATAACGTAATGGAGCTGAATAACATAATGGAGCTGGATAACCTAATGGAGCTGAATAACGTAATGGAGCTGAATAACATAATGGAGCTGTCATAACAAATAGCCTACTTAAGAACAATCCAATCATATCTATTTTACTTGTAATTTCCCAAACAATGGCCATGGATCAGTTCGCTACCCTGAAACAACATTAACCTAATACAACACTAataatacccttttcacactatcatgCCAACCTTATctgtactgtgctggcttggctattttccttcctcattgtcctttccagcaagGCACAGAACAGCTTAGCTCAGTTTGGCTCAGCTCGGTAGTGGGAAAAAGGTACAATAAGGAGCAGCACTTACGGTCCTCAGTGCGATAGAACCATCTGAGGAATTCTTTCTGTTCATCGGTCATACCAGGAGGCCCRGCTTTCTGCTCTTCCGCAGGTTTCACCTCAAACTCATCGGGATCGCTCGATGCCCTTTTGGATCCTGCAGGTGCCAATACAAATATAGAAACACATGTTGCATCACCATCCCCTGTGTTAGTTTTTATGCGGACAAAATGGTGGCCACAATGGCACCATGTGGCCAAGGTGGATGAGGGACTATTGTGGAAGGACATTGAGTTAATATCTTCTAGCCTAGGTTTGAGAGGCCCATACTGTATCAATTCACGCAAAGCCCCAATCTAACAACTGCTAAATTGTGATGAAGTCAATCATTCAAAAGGAGATGAAAATGTTACATTATTTTCAACATCTTGAGTGCTTATTTGCTCATTCTAGAGCTTCACTCATGTAAGTCAATGTACACAAAGATCCAATTTCATGCCATGAGGATTTGTTACACAGTCAGTGAATTTAAATGTAAATTAAGcgattaaaaaaatattgaagcaacaacaaTCACTTACTGAGCCTCCCCTGGCATATATCCCCTTCATCCAGAGACCTCCACTTGGTCTGCTTGCTCCTGTGGACAGCGTCAGTCGTTTCCCGTCTGTGGAGAGCTCCAGAGAACTTGTTCTGACTGATCAGCCTGTTCAACTCACACCCCCACCGCAGCCCCCCATCACCCTGTGTCCCCCATCCTCTAGCCCTCCACAGGGTACAGTCTGGACGGGGTGAGAGTGGTGGGCCGACAGGCACCTGGAGTCCCCACACACTCCAGGAGACTCTGGTCCCTCCAGATCCACTGCTGGAGAACTGAGTCCAGGTTGCATTTCTTCAGCTGAACCAGGCCCGTCTTGGGGAAGTCTCCAAGCACAGGCTTGGGAGGGTGTTGTGGATCATGAAGCTACTTACCCCTGGAAGTGCAGTATAGTGGACAGGCATTGTAGTGAGCGTAGTGttatgacaaatcaaaaacatgcTTCCACTTGTTGTTGTGGTTTTATGGCAAAATGAATCAGGGGATTTTTGATGTTTCAGAGAAGGTGTACGTGTGAAGGGATAGCATTACCTggcagagggagacagattttGATCCACACACGGAGCATGTCTGAATGTGATGAAATCTGCAATGACTGTTGACATAAATCAGAATGACAAGTATTCCCTTAGTCAAGAATACAAGATCAACAACTTacacataataataatcatagttaTGTAACTTTTATTATGGCTTGGTTCACATTAGAAAGTTGTATGGGAGTATTCCTGGGATGGTAGTATCCAGCACACATTTTTCCTGGGCTTCTCAACCGTCAAAAACAAAGCATTAGTCTGCGTTGAATTAGTGACCAAAGGGAAACATACACATCCACCTTATAAACGGAGAGTTTATCCAAAGCACTGCCTTCTTTGTGCCGCAATTCCATCTCTACACTCAAAAAACGTTGAAAGTATGTAGAGGCATTGCACCTTGCTAATTCCATTACGTACATGTATATTCCATTATTGTGTACTAGTATGTATTAAACTACAATATTTGGTCCTGAAGAGAAATACTCATCATCAAGTAAACTATTTAGAAAAGTTGTCCTCATTGCACTTTTATGGCTGATAGCGAGGCGCCAATAAAATGTTAGAGGTTAAATCGAAACATACTCCTATCCCATAAACaaattcaaatgtaaatgtagataatCTAATGGTTGACtctctgtgtgtacagtacacatCAAAAGCTGATGGTTATCAATCTTATTACCCCAATTATCCTATTAATTATGATCCWAACATCCTATCAATAAAAGTTGCTATAAGCGTTAACAAWCRAAATAAAAAAGTACACACTACAAGTCCTCCTAACCAATGgctatatatcattcatttaaaagtaaaacaattaATGTACCAATTGCAGACAGTAGCTTTAAAGTAATGAAAACAATTTACTCACTTACCAGGGGCTGTTTCTCTCACAGCCTGACTCGGAGAAGGGAGGTAGTGCAGTAGGGAACATGATTCTACCTGTTGAacatacacaacgcagaggagaGGCTTTCCAAAGTGCATGTGGGAGGAGATTGGTTCATTGAGTCTCTTGATTATGGRTATATGGGTCTGTAAATGTTCCCTTTATAGCTGGGGATATGGGGACTTTTTATGTGGTGCAACGTGTTCTTCATTTYTTAAAGAATGCATAGTCTGGAAGTAGTTGGGAATGTTATTGCTAGAGAGACATTTTGAGACAGGTGAAACAGCCTCCTTATAGTGGTGGCAGTCTTTTCTTTCTCAATGATAAGAAGTTGTGAATGCTTCATTAGGCTACTGTAAACTACTGCCTAGTGCGCTGCACCATAACTGGGCCTACTTCATTACAATCTTCTCCTAACTCAATGGAATGGAATCGATCCTGTGCTCAAGCTTTTTAAACTCTACATTGGGGGGGCATTATCCTTGCATTGACAAGGTCAGTGGCCAGGGTTGCTTGGTTACTGTTTAGTTAGCCTTGCTGGGACCTTGCCATTGCAGTTTGTAGYCATGGGAGGAAAACAGTCTGTGTTTGGTCAAACATCTGGCACATGTGGAACTGTCGTGATATCTGTCTGTTAAACAAGAGACTTAAAATGATTTTATTTCTTTATGGCACATAtgttcagagtcaaggcccgcgggccacatccggcccgcgagaaggttttttacggcccctgggatgatcttgtttattattagaaccggccgcagaccgcagcaaaGCCGGCAGCCGCAGATCttttttacacgcaccaatactacatttcccaatggcaacggtgacgcacgagcagtaggctgcttcgcATTTCAATATTATTGGCACAGCCAGTCGTCAGCATCatcagtaaaattaactttcagtacccatcaaaaatgggcaaaacggaaggtggacactgagaaccggggtttcaaacaaggtgggagtcgggcAGTATAATGTTTCACGGAGGTGTcttggaaaacctgtgtgtcttctgtgtggagaaagtgtgcggtactgaaagagtataatctgagacgacattatagaaacgaaacacgcggacaaaaacaagatatggacatggaacaaaggctacaaaaggcagaggaattaaaaacgaggcctcaaatctcgacagggcTCTTGTTCAAAagaagccaaatcacaaggccaaggctgctgtcaaggccagttttattttggcaagaagagatcgctaaatcagcccggccattttagggggggatttcatcaaaaaccataagaaaatattgctttatttatctgatcatattggaatatatttgttaggttttcagtaggttcaattaagGTTcaactagactatatgcgtcaatttaaaattttttcaatgaacattcgaacatcCGGCCCTCGGCCTTGTAggctaaatgttttatttggcacctccgtccatttgactttgacaccctgcTTTAATGGCAAGTAATGTTTTACACGTTAAGGTAAATGACCTCCAGGTCATCTACCAACCTAGGCAGAGAGAAGAAGTAGGCTGGCCTTTTACGTGAGTGAGTTAAACCTGTTTTTGTGTACACACAAGACATTATTTGCCAACATTTAAAAATCAACAGGATGAGGATACTCAAATAAAAATTCATTTTTGTTGGTTGGTTGTGAAGATACGCTAAAAACACACTACTTTCGTAACCAGCTACGCCAGAAGGGTGACTTTTTTTNNNNNNNNNNNNNNNNNNNNNNNNNNNNNNNNNNNNNNNNNNNNNNNNNNNNNNNNNNNNNNNNNNNNNNNNNNNNNNNNNNNNNNNNNNNNNNNNNNNNNNNNNNNNNNNNNNNNNNNNNNNNNNNNNNNNNNNNNNNNNNNNNNNNNNNNNNNNNNNNNNNNNNNNNNNNNNNNNNNNNNNNNNNNNNNNNNNNNNNNNNNNNNNNNNNNNNNNNNNNNNNNNNNNNNNNNNNNNNNNNNNNNNNNNNNNNNNNNNNNNNNNNNNNNNNNNNNNNNNNNNNNNNNNNNNNNNNNNNGTCTCAGATAGGAGTATAAATATAGGATCAGGGTTCATTGTGATTTAAAAGGcgttgtgaatacaggcccaggctTCTTCTCCAAGTATGTAGCTAGCGTGTTGTCTGACCAATCACACACCACAGATGGAAATATGGTGGATATCACAGCAGATAAAGTGCACATGAtttatgcatcccaaatggcaccctattcccttcccagtgcactacttctgaccagggacCATAGAGAACAGGGTGCCAGTGGGTGATTCATGTGAAATCAGCCAGCGAGCTTTAATGAGATGTCGGATTAGCAGCTCTGTGGAGGGAGATGTCtaacgacacatacacacacacacacactaacaggctgaaaaataaattttgaaatctatattattcaattattgcacccactgcTCGCGCGCGCACCAACGAGTGTAtgcattgccaagggctaaaatagaagtcagttctatttctgacgcagattgcgctgcaagtcctgcctctcccatttcctcattggtttatagaagcaggtacccacgtgccatctcctcattggttatacccacgtgggtgactgaaagacgaaataggtcagtggtggtaatgcacgtcatttatgaaagttgccaatcgcaatagaAAGTCAAGAgcagaaaaagcctggaaggaggagagatgactagaaacgattcagttgaccgttttgtgtggattaattggtggagtagaggaccttgtgcatttcaggtaaaataacaactcaatgtttatatccaaggacaaattagctagcaacagcaagctagctagctaaatttccataaatgtttcatgcttttcgacctgtccccaaattaatgtcattggttcagagtttgttttgatattttaacctgcatgtcgtgatcgcgtttggtgtgggggaacaaaatacatttatgcacgatggcgcacgcgcgcagacgGTTTGGGGTCCGTGTAACGAACAGAAGTTTGTTAGTCTAATGGCCATTCTGCCCTTATTGTAACTCACTCAGCAACGCCTCCCTCCATGTTGTGGTTTTTGGCAAAACATTTTGGAGGCTCGCTCAGCCCCTCTSATCACCACAGGCCTAAAACGGAGGGTTGGAGGGAGTGCGGAGCGGTggagggggtgtgatggtgtgtggagGGGTGGGCAGTAGCAAGGGTCTCTTGGCTTGGATGACTAGTACTTAGTGTAAGAAAGGGCCAAACTGACTTGGGCCAAATCAGACTTAAGAGCAGTGAAGGGGACTAAGTCTGTGATGGAAGARAGAGAGAGAAGACTGGGGCCAAAGTCTTACAGATTAATGGTTTATTTCCACCCATAAAAATAGCCTGTTCCACATGTTAAGtaaatagtagtgcactaaatagggaatagggtgccatttgggacacatccaacGTTAAGTAAGGACGCCTGGTGTTTTGCACCTGGACCCATAACAATCTAGTTAGAGACCTACTACCCAGAGACAAACAACATATTCAACATCCTTGAGATTGTTTGAGATTCAGACCAGAAAGTCATTCTATGCTCAAAGTGAATGCTTCATCCCGGTTGTAAATCAGTTGCTCTAGTCTGGTGAGAACGATTCAGACCAGAAAGTCATTCTATGCTCAAAGTGAATGCTTCATCCCGTTGTAATCAGTTGCTCTAGTCTGGTGAGAACGATTCAGACCAGAACAAGCTCATTCTATGCTCAAAGTGAATGCTTCATCCCGTTAGTTAATCAGTTGCTCTTAGTCTGGTGAAGACGATTCAGACCAGAAAGTCATTCTATGCTCAAGTGAATGCTTCATCCCGTTGTAAATCAGTTGCTCTAGTCTGGTGAAGACGATTCAGACCAAGAAAGTCATTCTATGCTCGGAACAGTGAAATAGCGTTACAATCCCAGTTATGTTAAATCAGTTGCTCTAGTCTGGTGAAGACTAGGGAAGCACAAGTGGTGTTGCCTTCCATTGCACATTTCAGTGTGAGGGACTTTAATACAACCACCCTGCTTTCTGAGAGCAAAGGATTGCCCTCACTGTTTCTATGTGCGTAGTACTATAGGCATGTGTCCTGTCATGTCTATAAAGTGGGCTGTTTCAGCCTGTTTTGTAGTAGGAAACACCCAGCCTATGACTCACAGAGACACACGTCTCAGAGAAGAGCCCCACACAACAGCATTCTGGAAAACAGAGTGGTGGTTTACAAAAATGACAGGGCTTAAGCTCTGATGGCAGCTGCTCGCTCTGCTATTACGTGCAACATCTACAGGGCAAAGTAAAATACTATACTCCCACTCTGAAGACACTATGAGTAGACAGTTACAGGAGTAAAAACAGAATCTAAAAGCCTATATGTACACTCTGAAGACACTATGAGAAATGAAAGCCACTTTCAAAAATGACTCTTtcagagaaaagagagtgagagaaacagaagcagagagacagagagagagagacagagagataaaacatttaataaaaatataaatagtgacacaagggataaatacacagtgagaacaaaaaaataacatgaaTATAGTCGCTGTGCAGGGTAAATacgaggtagcagagagaacagtctgtggcttgggtgKctggagtctttaacaattatTGGggtcttcttctgacaccgcctggtatagaggccatggatggcagggagcttggtcccagtgatgtacagggccatGCTCACcaacctctgtagcgccttgcggtcgggtgtcaagcggtgatgcagaaccttttgaggatctgagggcccatgccaaatcttttcagcctcMtgagggggaagaggcgttgtcttgccctcttctcAACTGTGTGGGYgtgtgtggaccatgttcattccttagtgatgtggacacagaggaacttgaagctctcgacccgctcgaCWacagccccatcgatgtggatgggggcatgctYACCCCTCCGTTTCCTGTCGTCCMcgatcagctcctttgtcttgctgaagtttagggagaggttgctgtcctggcaccacaggtCTCTGWYctcctccctataggctgcctcatcgtcgtCACTAGTCAGTCCTACCACTGTYGTGTCATCaccaaacttgatgatggtgttgYGCGGTGACGAGCACAGTACAGGAGASGACTGAGCACACACCYYtaaggggcccccgtgttgatggtcagtgtggcggatgtgttgttgttcTTGGACCACAGGAGAGAGGACCACAGGAGAGAGGACCACAGGAGAGAGGACCACAGGAGCGAGAACCACAGGAGAGAGGACCACAGGAGAGAGGACCACAGGAGAGAGGACCACAGGAGAGAGGACCACAGGAGAGAGAACCACAGGAGAGAGGACCACAGGACACGAGAACCACAGGAGAGAGGACCACAGGAGAGAGGaccacacaggagagaggacCGCAGGAGAGAGAACCACAGGAGAGAGAACCACAGGAAGAGAGACGACAGGATTACTGCCAAAATGAAGTTATTCAATCTGAACTGACCATGATTAGGACAAGCCTTCAACATAGCGAAGAAAAGCATAATGTCAACCTCTGTAGAATGACAGTAAATAGACTGTGGTGTGGTTTCCAATAACGGCTGGCTCACAATGCCTTTCAGGCTCTAAGCCTGATCAGGCCATAAAAGAACTACAAAGAACTACAAAGGGGACGGTGGCCACACATTTCCAAGTCATGTAATCACCCCAAGAGCTTCAACAGCCAAGTTTACAGGAGGTGAGGAAAGGAAAGCACACCGATTACAAATGGATGACCgatccatatacagtaccagtcaaaagtttgaaacaCACCTACTCccttccagggttttctttatttttactattttcctacattgtaaaataatagtgaagacatcaacactatgaaataacatatttggaatcatgtagtaaccaaaaaagtgttaaacaaatcaaaatattttttagtttggagattctcaaagtagccaccctttgccttgatgacagctttgcacactcagggcattctctcaaccagcttcatgaagtagtaacctgaatgcatttcaattaacaggtgtgccttgttaaaagggaATTTCTGGAATGTCTttcccttcttaatgcatttgagccaatcagttgttgtgacaaggtgtcattagcatcattactttaagacatgaaggtcagtccaatacggaacatttcaagaactttgaaagtttcttcaagtgcagtcgcaaaaaacaatCCAGCGCTaggatgaaactgactctcatgaggaccgccacaggaaaggaagacctctGTTTGCATAGAGTTACcaggctcagaaattgcagccaaaataaatgcttcaaagagttcaagtaacagacaatctcaacatcaactgttcagaggagactgcgtgaatcaggccttgcatggtcgaattgctacaaagaaaccactactaaaggacacaataagaagagaacttgcttgggccaagaaacacgagcaatggacattagaccagtggaaatctgtcctttcgtcCTTTCCttccaatcgctgtgtctttgtgaagatacagagtagatgaacagatgatctccgcatgtgtggttcccaccgtgaagcatgaggaggaggtgtgatggtgtgggggtgctttgctggtgacacagtctgtgatttatttagaattcaaggcatacttaaccacaTGGCTACAAACAGCATTCCTGCAGCGATACGcacatccaatctggtttgcgcttatttgTTACTTCaacagcacacctccaggctgtgtaagggctatttgaccaagaagaagagtgatggagtgctgcatcagatgacctggcctccacaatcacccgaccatcaacccaattgagatggtttgggatgagctggaccgGCAAGAAgataaggaaaagcagccaacaacgtGTCAGCCTATTGTGGAACTTCCTTCAAGAATGTTGaacaagcattccaggtgaagcaggttgagagaatgccaagcgtgtgcctgtcatcaaggctaaagggtggctacttgaaagTCTTCAAactttgattagtttaacacttttttggttgacTACATGGATTCTAAATGTGTTatt
The sequence above is drawn from the Salvelinus sp. IW2-2015 unplaced genomic scaffold, ASM291031v2 Un_scaffold6879, whole genome shotgun sequence genome and encodes:
- the LOC112079089 gene encoding LOW QUALITY PROTEIN: uncharacterized protein (The sequence of the model RefSeq protein was modified relative to this genomic sequence to represent the inferred CDS: inserted 1 base in 1 codon; deleted 4 bases in 2 codons), producing MLRVWIKICLPLPGVSSFMIHNTLPSLCLETSPRRAVQLKKCNLDSVLQQWIWRDQSLLEXCGDSRCLSAHHSHPVQTVPCGGLEDGGHRVMGGCGGGVLNRLISQNKFSGALHRRETTDAVHRSKQTKWRSLDEGDICQGRLRSKRASSDPDEFEVKPAEEQKAGPPGMTDEQKEFLRWFYRTEDPTPWKFAMLSLSFAALLLGCLLLGMGSMANKDSQVQGGGSGHEAEAEELQVIVTEVRGQRTNSEVKPVNSASVQVSMSQSEIPVSQAKPLQDNGEVEGLKPGDIVVTWNDGNVSSLYPEPEGEVEVLAEVEKEEVVG